Sequence from the Candidatus Caldatribacterium sp. genome:
CAGGAGCACCAGAGTGTTTACCAGATGGCCCTTGCCTCGGCGGCGCGGCTTCTGCAGCCCACCCTTCTTGATTTCCTGCGATGAAGGTCGCAACGCGGTACTTCGGTGAGATTGAAGTCGAGGAGAGCAAAATTCTCCTTTTCCCCTGGGGTATTCCGGGTTTTGAACACCTTCGCCGCTTCCTTCTCTTGGAGGACCGGGGTTTTTTCTGGCTCCAGAGCGTGGACGATAAAGACGTAGTCTTTGCCGTATGCGATCCTTTCGTTTGCTTTCCGGGGTACGAGATTGAGATTCCCACTGCCGAGTGCGAAGCCCTGGGCATCACAAAAAGTGACGAGGTCGTTGTCCTTGCCATTATGAACGTCCGTTCGCCTCAAGAGATAGGGGTTAACCTTCTTGCCCCTCTTGTGATAAACTGTACTCTGAAAATGGGTAAGCAAATCATTCTTGAGGATGAACGGTACACGCTCTACCATCCCCTCGTCCTCAAGGGGCAGGGAGCGGAAGTCGATGCTCGTCATAACCCGGAGAGTTAACGAGAGCATCCGCATCGGGGACAACATCGAGGTCAAAATCGTGGCTATCGAGCGGGGGAAGGTTCGCCTCGGAGTCCTTGCTCCCCCTGATGTCCCCATCTACCGGGAGGAGCTCTATCAGTCCCTTGTTCGGAAGAACCAGGAAGCCCTCTTTGCCTCGGAAGATATGATCCGAGCCCTCAAGGGAATTTTCCAGAGTGCCCCAAAAGAGTGAAGGAGGTCACCATGAAAGTTGAGAACTTCGTCGTACTTTTCGGAGTCTTTCTCCTTTCTTTTCTTGCCCTTTCTCTTGCTCGTGCTCAGGATGCACCTTCTTTTCGTCTCCCTGGTCTTGACGGAAAGGAGTACGCACTCTCTGACTTTCAGGGGCAACCTGTCCTTTTGACCTTTTTCACCACCTGGTGCCCGTACTGCGCCGAGGAGTTGCCGCTCCTTGAGAAGCTCTACAAGGAGTACCACAAGAAGGCCTCTCTCGTTGTCCTTGGTATTGACCTTCAAGAGCCGGAGAATCTCGTGCGAAAGTTCACCGAGCGGGTAGGCATTTCGTTCCCGGTACTCCTTGATGCCAAGGGAGAGACTGGTTTCTCATACCGGATTCTTGGACTTCCCACCCTCTTTTTCATCGACCCTGAGGGAAAGATTGCCGATATGATTCTTGGAGGGAGTGACGAGGCCACCATCCGCCGCAAGCTCGACCGCATCCTCTGGTTTCGGGGATTGCTGCCGGCTGAGGTACGGAACCTCCCTGTGGTTTTGAAAGAGGTTACGCTTTTGGATTTTCGGGAAAACGGTACCCATCCTTTCCCGGAGACTCCCGGTTTCCGGTACCAGAAGGTATCCCAGGACAGTGATTTCTCTTCCTTTGATTCCCAAAGTGCGTACGTTATCCTTGCCGCTTCGAATGCAGAGGGAAAGGCTATAGCTTCTTCTCTGGCAAAGAAGGGTTTCCGGCGCGTGTACTACCTCTTAGTCGATGACGCTCAGGAGTAACGGGGCTGTTATCCTTTCCCTTGGTCTTTTGGGGTTTCTCGTCTGGTACTTTTTCGTCCTTCCCCGCCCGGTGGCCTTTGAGGAGCCCTCCAGAGAGCAGGTAGAGAGGGTCACGGTTCTCCTTGAAGGAGCAGAGGTGGCGAAAATCACCGAGAGAGGAAAGGAATGGACCCTTCAAGCTCCCCGCATTGAAAAGCACGACGACACCGTGGCACTTTTCTCCATCTCGGGAGCTTTTCTTGGTGGAGACAGCCCTCTCTACGAGGTGCAAGCAGGTTCCGGTACGGTGGACCTTACAACGAGTACGGTCGTTCTGGAGAAGGTGGAGCTTCGCCGGAAAGAGACAGGGGAATACCTTCGGGGGGAACGGCTCGTCTGGGAAGGAAAAGCGCAGGAATTCCTCATGGAAGGGGTTACTTTTTCCGGACGGGAGTTCTCAGCGCAGTGTGACGAACTGGTTTATAATGTAGCCAAAAGAAGGGCGAGCTTCCGGGGGAATGTGGTGGTGCGACTGGAGATGGAAAAACGGTGAGGCGGTGGATTCTCGGATTCTTCTGTCTTCTCCTCCTCTTTTCTGGATGTCCTCTCTGGGGAGAAGAGGAGAACCTCCTCGTTGTGCGGACGCAGGAAGCAGAGTACGACGAAAAGAGTGGAAAGATTGTTGCCCGTGACGCAACCTTGAGCTGGCGGGATCTCTCGATTTTCTGCCCTCTGCTTGAGGTGGATGTCAAGACCCAGGAAATCCAAACCCAGGGGGAAGTACGGGCAGCTTTTGGGAATCTCGAAGCCCGGATGGAGAGCCTTTCGTACTCTCGGAGGACGAACACCCTTCGGGTTACGTCTTTCCAAGGAAAAGCCCAAGACCTTACCTTCTCGGCAAAGGAAGGGCTCTTTGACTTTGGGAAAGGTGTGGCCACCTTCTCAGGTGACCCCGTCCTTTTGGTACGGGGTTTTGAGGTGCGTCTTGGGAAAGCGGAGTACGTCTTTGCGACTCGAAGGTGGCAGGGACGGGATGTCATGGTGTCCCGAGAGGGGTGGAGCGGAAAGGCAAAGAGGGCTCTCTACACTGAAGGGACGAATGTCCTTATCCTTGAGGGGGAAGCGGAGATATCCCGGGAGGGAAACCTCCTCCGGGGGGAACGAATTACGGTAAACCTCGATACCTCTCAGGTGAAGGTTGAAGGGAACGTGGAGATTTTCCTCATGCCCTTTGAGGAGAAGAAGTGATGGAGCGGAACTGGAATGTTCTTTCTGGGGAAAAACTCACCAAGGAGTACAGCAAGAAACGGGTGGTGAACGAGGTCAGCATCACCGTCCGAAGGGGGGAAATCGTAGGGCTCCTTGGGCCCAACGGGGCGGGGAAAACCACAACCTTCTACATGCTCGTTGGCCTTATCCGTCCCACGGGGGGAAAGGTGTTCCTTGACGATTTTGAGCTCAACCATCTCCCGATGTACGTGCGGGCCCGAATGGGGATTGGGTACCTGCCCCAGGAGCCATCGGTCTTTCGAAAGCTCACCGTTCGGGAGAACCTCGACCTTGTCCTTGAGATGCAAGGGCTTCCCCGGAGAGAAGTTGTGCGGCGGCGGAACGAACTCCTTGAGGAATTCGGTATTGCGCACCTTGCTGCATCGGTGGCCAACCTCCTCTCGGGAGGGGAACGGAGGCGCCTTGAGATTGCAAGGGCCCTGGCGACCTCTCCGTCCTTTATCCTTCTTGATGAGCCTTTCACCGGCATCGACCCCATTGCCGTTGAGGACATTCAGAACATCGTGCGGGGTCTCGCGCAGAAAGGCATCGGAGTCCTCATCACCGATCACGCCGTCCGGGAAACCCTGGCCATAACAGACCGGGCCTACATCATCTTCGAGGGGAAAATTCTTGTCTCGGGCACTCCGCAGGAAATTATCCAGTCAGAGCTGAGTCGTAAGTACTACCTCGGGGAGCGGTTCAACCTGTAATGCATACCCTTGACCGGTACGTGATTCGGCAGACGAGTGGTTCGTTTCTTTTTGGGGTCTTCCTCTTTGTGGCCATTCTGAGCGCCGGGGACCTCCTCTTTCGGCTGGCCCGGATGTGGCTCCGGGAAGGGTTACCGGGAGGAAAGGTGGTGGCAATCTTTTTCCTGAGCCTGCCCCAGCTCCTTGTTTACGTTCTCCCCATGGCTCTTCTTTTGGGTATCCTCCTTGTGGTTGGGCGTATGGCCGGGGACAGCGAAGTGGTTGCCCTCCGTGCCTCTGGAGTGAGCCTTTTTCGGTTCTTCCTCCCTTTTTTCCTCTTTTCTCTGTGGGTGTGTGCGGGGACGATCGTCCTCCAGGAAGTTGCCCTTCCTCTCTCGGCGCTCAAGCTCAAGGAGGTGTGGGAGGAAGGGATGGTCTCCTCCTGGCCTGTGGCGGAGCGGACCTTCTTTCGGGATGCTTCAGAGGAAGGAGTGGAACGTCTCTTTTACGTCCGAGAAGTGGATGCAAGGAACGCCCTTCTTGAGGGAGTTGTGGTGCAGGAGTACACGGGAGAAAAGCTTCGGCGCATTATTAATGCCGAACGGGCGAGGGTTTCCGAAGGCCGGTGGGTTTTCGAGAACGGGGTGTACTACGAGGTGAACGATAAAGGAGAGGTTGAGCGAGTGGTGCGCTTTGCCCGTGAAGAGGCGAAAACCCGTGAGACCATGGAAGAAATCCTGAAGACAAAGAAGCGACCTCAGGAGATGAGTTTTTCAGAGCTCCGGGTTTACGTGGAGAGAGAGAAGGCCCGGGGGCAGGACACGAAGCACCTTGAAATCCTTCTCTGGCACAAGACTGCCATTCCCTTTGCGGCTCCTGTTTTTGCCCTCATTGGTGTGGCTTTAGGAGTCACTTCTCCTCGCTCGGGGAAGGCCTTGGGGATTGGCCTGAGTATTCTTGTTGTTTTCGGGTACTATGTCCTCTTCTCCATCATGAGCACCCTTGCTGAAGGAGGGGTGCTCTCACCGCTTTGGGGTACCTGGGTAACGAATGTCATCGGGGCTCTCGGTGGCGGTATGCTCCTCTGGAAGCGGAACAGAATATAGTGAGGTGAAAGAATGGGCACAACGAGTTTCCTCCTCATCCTTGTCCTCCTTCTCTTGAGCGGAGTCATTGCCTATGTTGGGGATTTCCTGGGCCGGAGGGTTGGGAAACGGAAGCTTTCTCTGCTTGCCCTTCGTCCTCGCTACACGGCGATTCTTGTGAGCATTGTCACAGGGATTCTCATCTCTACTGTGACCCTTGCCATTCTGAGTATGGCTTCCAAGGATGTACGAACAGCCCTTTTTGGGATGGAAGAACTCAAGAGAAAGCTTGAGTCCCTCAACCAGGAGGTTCTGGCAAGGAATGCAGAGCTTGAGCGCATGAAAGAGACCGTGCGCATGTACGAAGAGCAGGTGGCTACCCTCTCCCAGAAGGAGAGAGAACTCTCCCTTTCCAAGGCAAGCCTTGAAGAAGAGGTGCGGTCGCTTCAGGAGAACGTTACTACCTTGGAAAAGCAGAGGAAAACCCTCCAGGATGAAATCCAGTCGCTCCAGATGGAGCTCACCCGCCTGCGGGCGAACCTCATAGCCGTACGCCAGGGGGAAATTGTCTTTCGGGATGAGGAGGAAATCCTCCGGGTGGTGGCGCAAGGTGGTGTTCCTGAGGACGAAGCAGAGGATTTCCTCCTTTCCCTCATTCGACGGGCTACGGTCATCGCCCAGGCTCGGGGAGCTGGACAGGATCGGGAAGGGCGAGGGGTGGTGTTCGTTCAGGAGGATAACTTTAAAGAAGCGGTTGCGAAGCTCTCTTCAGGAAGTGGAGAGTACGTGGTGCGCCTTGTTGCTGCCCTCAATACCCTGCGGGGGGAACCGGTCATTGCCCGTTTCCTCCTTGAGGAGAACAAAAAGATTTTTTCTCAGGGGGAAGTCATCCTCCGGAAAGTGGTCACCCTGGAGAGAGGAAGGACTAATCCCGACCTCATCCTTGCCGAGATGCTTCGGGACCTCAATATTCTCGGCGTTGAGAAGGGGGTTCTCTCTCAGGAGGGAAAGGTTGGGGTCATTTCGGCGCTCAACCTGAGTGAGGTGACTCGGGAGCTTGAGAAGCGGGAGGGAAGGGTAGTTCTTGAGGCAATAGCCGAGAGTGATATTTTCACCGCCGGACCGATGCGGGTGTTCCTACGGGTGCAGGAGGAGGTTCCAGAGGGGTAAGGTGACGAGGGAAAACAGGGTCGTTGCGCAGATAATGCTTGAGGAGAGCTCGGTGTCAAGCTCGTACACAGAGGCAAAGACGTACGAGCTCACAAGTGTTGGCGTTGCCGACTGGAGAACGAGGACTTTTGCAAAAAGAGGGGGAAGGGGAACGCACCGGGTGAGGGCATAGGCTCCAAGGGGAAGGAGGAAGAGCTTCAAGAGAGCGGCGCTTCCAAGAAGCGTCGCTTCTTTAAAGAGGTTTTTGGGTGAAAGAGAGAGGCCAATGGCCACCATGGTAAGGGGGATTGTGGCGTCTGCAAGGCGGTTGATGACGCTTGAGAGAAGGGGCGGAAGAGGCAGGCGATTCAGGGCGAGGGCAAGGAGGAAGGCGCTGAAAGGTGGGAGCTTCAGGAATTCAACAACGTTACGGGAGGAAAATCTCCCCGTTTTCCCAAAAACGCAAAACGGCACCCCTACGGTGTACGCCGAGAGGAAGTTCCCTAACTGGTCGTAGAAAATGGCCGGGGGGAGACCCTTTTCGCCGAGAAGGGCAAGAATAAAGGGATATCCGAGGAAAGCCGTGTTCCCAAAGGCGGCTCCCATGGCAAAACTTGCAGCCCTTCTTGGAGAAAGGCGGAAGAGCCGAGTCCCAAGGAAAAAGGAGAAAAGAAAAAGAAGGCTTATGGCCATGTAGGCTAAGGGAGGAATGCCCCAGAGTCTCCGGTCAAGCTCTGCCCCTTGGAGGGAGCGGAAAACAAGACAGGGAAAGGTCACGTAGAGGACGAAGCGGTTGAGGAGAGGAGCGGTTTCGGGCGGAAATACCCCAAGAACCCGCAGGAAAAACCCAAGCCCTATGAGGATGAACATGAGCCCGAGGACCTGGCCCATGGCTACCGCACCGCAACGGGATTGCGCAGGGTACCGATGCCCTCTACCTCCACCTCAACCACATCTCCGGGGGCAAGAGGGCCAACGCCTTGAGGTGTCCCGGTGGCGATGACGTCTCCGGGAAGAAGGGTCATAACCTCAGAGATGAAGGCAACGAGCTCTTCCACGGGGAAAAGGAGCATTCTGGTATTGCCTTCTTGCCTGAGGACCCCGTTCACGAAGGAACGCACCGTGCAGTCTGCAGGGTTGATTTCGGTTTCAATCCAGGGGCCAAGGGGGGCAAAGGTGTCGAAGGATTTTG
This genomic interval carries:
- a CDS encoding flagellar assembly protein FliW, with the translated sequence MKVATRYFGEIEVEESKILLFPWGIPGFEHLRRFLLLEDRGFFWLQSVDDKDVVFAVCDPFVCFPGYEIEIPTAECEALGITKSDEVVVLAIMNVRSPQEIGVNLLAPLVINCTLKMGKQIILEDERYTLYHPLVLKGQGAEVDARHNPES
- the csrA gene encoding carbon storage regulator CsrA, producing MLVITRRVNESIRIGDNIEVKIVAIERGKVRLGVLAPPDVPIYREELYQSLVRKNQEALFASEDMIRALKGIFQSAPKE
- a CDS encoding TlpA family protein disulfide reductase, whose product is MKVENFVVLFGVFLLSFLALSLARAQDAPSFRLPGLDGKEYALSDFQGQPVLLTFFTTWCPYCAEELPLLEKLYKEYHKKASLVVLGIDLQEPENLVRKFTERVGISFPVLLDAKGETGFSYRILGLPTLFFIDPEGKIADMILGGSDEATIRRKLDRILWFRGLLPAEVRNLPVVLKEVTLLDFRENGTHPFPETPGFRYQKVSQDSDFSSFDSQSAYVILAASNAEGKAIASSLAKKGFRRVYYLLVDDAQE
- the lptB gene encoding LPS export ABC transporter ATP-binding protein, whose amino-acid sequence is MERNWNVLSGEKLTKEYSKKRVVNEVSITVRRGEIVGLLGPNGAGKTTTFYMLVGLIRPTGGKVFLDDFELNHLPMYVRARMGIGYLPQEPSVFRKLTVRENLDLVLEMQGLPRREVVRRRNELLEEFGIAHLAASVANLLSGGERRRLEIARALATSPSFILLDEPFTGIDPIAVEDIQNIVRGLAQKGIGVLITDHAVRETLAITDRAYIIFEGKILVSGTPQEIIQSELSRKYYLGERFNL
- a CDS encoding LptF/LptG family permease, with product MHTLDRYVIRQTSGSFLFGVFLFVAILSAGDLLFRLARMWLREGLPGGKVVAIFFLSLPQLLVYVLPMALLLGILLVVGRMAGDSEVVALRASGVSLFRFFLPFFLFSLWVCAGTIVLQEVALPLSALKLKEVWEEGMVSSWPVAERTFFRDASEEGVERLFYVREVDARNALLEGVVVQEYTGEKLRRIINAERARVSEGRWVFENGVYYEVNDKGEVERVVRFAREEAKTRETMEEILKTKKRPQEMSFSELRVYVEREKARGQDTKHLEILLWHKTAIPFAAPVFALIGVALGVTSPRSGKALGIGLSILVVFGYYVLFSIMSTLAEGGVLSPLWGTWVTNVIGALGGGMLLWKRNRI
- a CDS encoding DUF3084 domain-containing protein, translating into MGTTSFLLILVLLLLSGVIAYVGDFLGRRVGKRKLSLLALRPRYTAILVSIVTGILISTVTLAILSMASKDVRTALFGMEELKRKLESLNQEVLARNAELERMKETVRMYEEQVATLSQKERELSLSKASLEEEVRSLQENVTTLEKQRKTLQDEIQSLQMELTRLRANLIAVRQGEIVFRDEEEILRVVAQGGVPEDEAEDFLLSLIRRATVIAQARGAGQDREGRGVVFVQEDNFKEAVAKLSSGSGEYVVRLVAALNTLRGEPVIARFLLEENKKIFSQGEVILRKVVTLERGRTNPDLILAEMLRDLNILGVEKGVLSQEGKVGVISALNLSEVTRELEKREGRVVLEAIAESDIFTAGPMRVFLRVQEEVPEG
- a CDS encoding AEC family transporter; its protein translation is MGQVLGLMFILIGLGFFLRVLGVFPPETAPLLNRFVLYVTFPCLVFRSLQGAELDRRLWGIPPLAYMAISLLFLFSFFLGTRLFRLSPRRAASFAMGAAFGNTAFLGYPFILALLGEKGLPPAIFYDQLGNFLSAYTVGVPFCVFGKTGRFSSRNVVEFLKLPPFSAFLLALALNRLPLPPLLSSVINRLADATIPLTMVAIGLSLSPKNLFKEATLLGSAALLKLFLLPLGAYALTRCVPLPPLFAKVLVLQSATPTLVSSYVFASVYELDTELSSSIICATTLFSLVTLPLWNLLLHP